The genomic interval GCTCGATCCAGCTGCCGGCAACGCGATTCTGATCGTCACCGGCCTGTCGCCCGACGCCCATGCCGCCGCGCACGGCGACGACCCGTCGCCAGGCTGGTGGGAGGCGATGGTCGGTCCGGGCCGTCCGATCGACACCGATCGCTGGTTCGTGGTCTGCGTCAATTCGCTGGGCAGCTGCAAAGGCTCCACCGGACCGGCCTCGGCCGATCCGGCCACAGGCGCGCCCTACCGCCTGGCGTTCCCCGACCTGTCGATCGAGGACGTCGCCGACGCCGCCGCGCATGTGGTGCGTGCGTTGGGCATCGCGCAACTGGCCTGCGTGATCGGGAACTCGATGGGCGGCATGACTGCGCTGTCGCTGCTGGCGCGCCATCCGGGTCTGGCGCGCACGCACGTCAACATCTGCGGCGCGGCGCGCGCGCTGCCGTTCTCGATCGCGATCCGCTCGCTGCAGCGCGAGGCGATCCGGCTCGATCCGATGTGGAACGGCGGCGACTACAGTGATGCGGCCTACCCCGAGAGCGGCATGCGCATGGCGCGCAAGCTCGGCGTCATCACCTATCGCTCGGCGCTCGAATGGGACGGCCGCTTCGGGCGCGTGCGCCTGGAGTCGGACCGCCGCGACGACGAGGATCCGTTCGGGCTGGAGTTCGAGGTCGAAAGCTATCTCGAAGGCCATGCGCGGCGCTTCGTGCGCCGCTTCGATCCTAACTGTTATCTCTACCTGAGCCGGTCGATGGACTGGTTCGACATCGGCGATCACTGCGGCGGCGATACCGATGCGGGCCTGGCGGCGCTGCAGGTCGAGCGCGCGCTGAGCATCGGCGTGCACACCGACATCTTGTTTCCGTTGCAGCAACAGCGTCAGATCGCCGACGGCCTGCGCGCCGGCGGTGTCGATGCGCAGTTCCTGCCGCTCGAGTCGCCGCAGGGCCACGACGCGTTCCTGGTCGACATCGCCCGCTTCGGGCCGGCGCTGCGCGGCTTCCTCGATGCGCTCGCGCGCTGAGCGCAGCGTCGCGACACGGCGCACCGCTCGCAGCGGCTAGACTGGGCCGCATGCTTGAAGCCACGCCCCCCTTGCCCGACATCCGATATCCCGGTCGCGACCGGCTGATCGCCGCGGTCGATGCCGCGCTCGTCCACGACGACGCCCACACCATCACCGCTGCACTGCGCGAGGCGATGCAGGCGCTGATCCGCGATCCTGCGGTGCGCCTGCCGCCCTGCGTGCATGCGCCAGTTGACGGCCACTACGCGCGCCGCGAGCTCTACCGCAGCCCGCAGCACGGCTACAGCATCGTCGCGATGACCTGGGCCCCCGGCCAGGGCACGCCGCTGCACGATCACGACGAACTGTGGTGCGTGGAAGGCGTGTGGCACGGCACGCTTGAGATCGTGCAGTACGAACACCTCGCCCAGGACGGCGCGCGCTATCGCTTCCGGCCGGCGAGCACCGTGCAGGCGCAGACCGGCAGCGCCGGCAGCCTGATCCCGCCGCACGAGTACCACATCATCCGCAACGCCGACCCCGCGGTGGTCGCGGTCTCGCTGCACATCTATCAGGCGCCGATCCTGCGCTGCGCGCTGTTCGACCCCCAGGGCGGGGACTGGTACCTGCGTCGCGAGACGGTCATGCAGACCGATGCATTCGACCCGGGTGACTAGCCGCACGCGCAGATCGCGGCGCAGCGTCCGCACGCACCGCTAGTCGAGCAGGCGCTCCACTTCCACGCGCAGGATCTGGCCGCCGCCGTCGAGCCAGGCCCGGCCCTGCACCACGATGCCGTCTCCCTGATGCGCCCGATCGACCAGCCCGTCTTCGATCGGCCCGCCGGAAGCGGCATCGAAGCGCACCTGCTGCGGCAGTCGCGAGACCGGCTGGGGCACATCGGGTCGCAACGCGGCCGGCTGGCCCTCGACGTCGGACACCATATAGCCGTTGGGACAGGGCGCCCGCACGCAGCGGATATTGCTCAGGTGCACGCGGAAGACGCCCTGCGCCAGACGCAGCTGTCCGGACGGCTGCGCCGGCACCCGCAACACCGCAGGATCGAGCACCCGCTCGCCGACGGGCTCGGCGGCACCCGCGTGCCGGCCGGACGGGCTCGCGCATGCGGCCAGCGCCAGGAGCAGCATGCCGACCGAAACGCCCGCGAGCCTGTGCCCCAAGCGGATCCCTCGCCCGCGCCCACGTCGACTGCCCGCCATGCCCCGTCTCCTGCTGCCACCGGCACGCGCCGGTCCGCGGAGCATGCCAGGCGGGATGTTCGGATTGCGCGAATGCGTCGCCCGCTCCACCGCCGGACGATCCGCTATACTCGCCCTCCGCGCCGGAGTGGCGGAATGGTAGACGCAGTGGACTCAAAATCCACCGCCTTTAAAAGCGTGCGGGTTCGAGTCCCGCCTCCGGTACCAGCAGGCCGCATCCCGACGGGCCTGGACGCGATCCTGGCGTCATTTCAGCAGGGCCGCCGAGCCCAGAGCGCACGGCACTGCGGCACATTCGACTAGCATCGGCGCATGTGCCTGATCGCCGTCGCCTGGAACACCCGTCCCGACCTGCCGCTGGCGCTGATCGCCAATCGCGACGAGGCGCATGCGCGGCCGACCGCGGCGGCTGGTGCCGACCCCGAGGCGCCACACGTGTTCGGCGGGCGCGACCTGCGCTCGGGTGGCAGTTGGCTGCAGGCCTCATCCCATCGCCGGCTGGCGGCGGTGACCAATGTCCGCGCCGGGGTGGCACCGGAGACCGCGCCGTTGTCGCGCGGCTGGCTGGTGCGCGACTTCGTCCGCGGCGACACGTCCGCCGAACGCTTCGCCCATGCGTTGGCCGACGAGGCCGCGGGCTACGGGCGCTTCAACCTGTTGCTGTGGGACGGCGGCGCGCTGTGGTTCGCCAGCAACCATCCCCACTTCGCCCTCGCCGAGGTCGCACCGGGACTGCACGCGATGTCCAACGGCGCCTTCGATGCGCCGTGGCCCAAGAGCAACGCGGCCACACGCACGCTGCACGACTGGTTGGCCGCATCGCCGGACGCGTCAGGGGATCTTGAGCCGCTGTTCGCCGGCCTGCGCGACGTACGCCCTGCCGACGATGCGCAATTGCCCGACACCGGCGTCGGCCTTGCGCTGGAACGGCGCCTGTCGCCGCCGTTCATCCAGGATCCGGTCTACGGCACGCGCAGCAGTACCGTGGTCCTGGC from Luteimonas sp. S4-F44 carries:
- a CDS encoding homoserine O-acetyltransferase; this encodes MTEFIPPGSRFVALPSPFPMKRGGALHGARVAYETWGRLDPAAGNAILIVTGLSPDAHAAAHGDDPSPGWWEAMVGPGRPIDTDRWFVVCVNSLGSCKGSTGPASADPATGAPYRLAFPDLSIEDVADAAAHVVRALGIAQLACVIGNSMGGMTALSLLARHPGLARTHVNICGAARALPFSIAIRSLQREAIRLDPMWNGGDYSDAAYPESGMRMARKLGVITYRSALEWDGRFGRVRLESDRRDDEDPFGLEFEVESYLEGHARRFVRRFDPNCYLYLSRSMDWFDIGDHCGGDTDAGLAALQVERALSIGVHTDILFPLQQQRQIADGLRAGGVDAQFLPLESPQGHDAFLVDIARFGPALRGFLDALAR
- a CDS encoding NRDE family protein, with protein sequence MCLIAVAWNTRPDLPLALIANRDEAHARPTAAAGADPEAPHVFGGRDLRSGGSWLQASSHRRLAAVTNVRAGVAPETAPLSRGWLVRDFVRGDTSAERFAHALADEAAGYGRFNLLLWDGGALWFASNHPHFALAEVAPGLHAMSNGAFDAPWPKSNAATRTLHDWLAASPDASGDLEPLFAGLRDVRPADDAQLPDTGVGLALERRLSPPFIQDPVYGTRSSTVVLAGSHEIVFAERRFAPDGVPAGDTCVQLGR
- a CDS encoding cysteine dioxygenase family protein codes for the protein MPDIRYPGRDRLIAAVDAALVHDDAHTITAALREAMQALIRDPAVRLPPCVHAPVDGHYARRELYRSPQHGYSIVAMTWAPGQGTPLHDHDELWCVEGVWHGTLEIVQYEHLAQDGARYRFRPASTVQAQTGSAGSLIPPHEYHIIRNADPAVVAVSLHIYQAPILRCALFDPQGGDWYLRRETVMQTDAFDPGD